In Spiroplasma sp. SV19, one DNA window encodes the following:
- the tpx gene encoding thiol peroxidase, producing the protein MGAFKLDGDVFSHIKQDIIKVGDKLEFKATNGDMSDFHIDDVSAKYKVISSIPSIDTSVCYTQTVKFNESMKDYQNARLITISRDLPFAQERCCESFKDEAHFLISDYNYRDFGAKSGLVFTDSQILPRAVIILNENNIVEYLEVVNPVGNEPNYQAVYDFLSSKK; encoded by the coding sequence ATGGGAGCATTTAAATTAGATGGTGATGTATTTTCACATATTAAACAAGATATTATTAAAGTTGGTGATAAATTAGAATTTAAAGCCACAAATGGCGATATGAGTGATTTTCATATCGATGATGTTAGCGCAAAATATAAAGTTATTTCGTCAATACCAAGTATTGATACTAGTGTTTGTTATACACAAACAGTTAAATTTAATGAAAGTATGAAGGATTATCAAAATGCTCGTTTAATTACAATTTCAAGAGATTTACCATTTGCCCAAGAAAGATGCTGTGAATCATTTAAAGATGAAGCGCATTTCTTAATTTCGGATTATAATTATCGAGACTTTGGGGCAAAATCAGGATTAGTTTTTACTGATTCACAAATTTTGCCACGAGCTGTAATTATTTTAAACGAAAATAATATCGTTGAATATCTTGAAGTTGTTAATCCCGTTGGTAATGAACCAAACTATCAGGCGGTATATGATTTCTTAAGTAGTAAAAAATAA
- a CDS encoding DUF3688 family protein, producing the protein MRKYLVINILGTIGLTVASTTTLIACHKVQSKLERQINVQQPPTGSNWEPVYANDNAFRRIDCKYYIVIWHGLFNNNWKINKFNNNVVQIRIDMVSDWLMKNFADLQIGYGRSWKDWKNYPHYFKAVYRWNRINDPNLPEINKDGNITDWKE; encoded by the coding sequence ATGCGAAAGTACTTAGTAATTAACATTTTAGGAACAATTGGGCTAACTGTAGCAAGTACAACTACATTAATTGCTTGTCATAAAGTGCAGTCCAAACTAGAGCGACAAATTAATGTCCAACAACCACCAACAGGAAGTAACTGAGAACCGGTTTATGCAAATGATAATGCATTTAGGAGAATTGATTGTAAATATTATATTGTTATATGACATGGTTTATTTAATAATAATTGAAAAATTAATAAATTTAATAATAATGTAGTTCAAATAAGAATTGATATGGTTAGTGATTGATTAATGAAAAATTTTGCTGATTTGCAAATAGGTTATGGTCGAAGTTGAAAAGATTGAAAAAATTATCCACATTATTTTAAAGCAGTTTATCGTTGAAATAGAATTAATGATCCAAATCTACCAGAAATTAATAAAGATGGTAATATTACAGATTGAAAAGAATAA
- a CDS encoding lipoprotein, which produces MKKLLSVLGAITIVTSASTTVVACGKKSFERFSDPAIADEVKRWIIAQIDSENQSSYVKYSFNDIFTKADLKTMAVRLLDTNISKFFYASEEATRARYTGVTIDVSQPENVLAKQIVSFVEQVALDNLYTKYLTGISNYTPLELTIAGQGYAPDYQSANWYVGGVQSYFWKTAGTSPDYTKSRKEQGESNFEIQIKSAGSNYSDFNKMTEDQKKIALKIRFNDYYKHVEVPAVIDKIITATYLHQNEVKRYGSGDKTEIYLNRNSALFNAIQSWDTISGARWNSYVKMVWELKLDKASLDKLFASGEPLENVEALNTDLTNNENVLTKTLKDMFNTSKGGDVFDNMINEGIDPIFGLSGFKGFVGIDKNKNPNDIFTTLNNADAYKQKVIDATTPGIIKSGEGTSPSSYQFLDANRKYGSVVLVLPIYTIDLMKNMNINYQNNATNNKPLSLTWYGSGGTPTDLDQAWVAQQGGAKRSLSWLYNKKGYLGTYDETGQPLYDKDGIPTNISNVKGQILKWIEYTFAQQSNLQTAAKTRLYSLVFAYNPENVYSQTLFDAIGSFIVKED; this is translated from the coding sequence ATGAAAAAATTACTAAGTGTTTTAGGCGCAATTACAATTGTTACTTCTGCTAGTACTACTGTTGTTGCTTGTGGAAAAAAGAGCTTTGAACGTTTTAGTGATCCTGCAATTGCTGATGAAGTTAAACGTTGAATTATTGCCCAAATTGATTCAGAAAATCAATCAAGCTATGTAAAATATTCATTTAATGATATCTTTACAAAGGCAGACTTAAAAACAATGGCCGTGCGATTATTAGATACTAATATTTCAAAATTCTTTTATGCCTCAGAAGAAGCAACAAGAGCTCGTTATACTGGTGTCACAATCGATGTTAGTCAACCAGAAAATGTCTTAGCAAAACAAATTGTTAGTTTTGTTGAACAAGTTGCCCTTGATAATTTGTATACTAAATATTTAACAGGAATATCAAATTATACGCCATTAGAATTAACAATTGCCGGACAAGGATATGCCCCTGATTACCAATCAGCAAATTGATATGTTGGTGGAGTTCAATCATATTTCTGAAAAACAGCAGGAACATCACCAGATTATACTAAATCACGAAAAGAACAAGGTGAAAGTAACTTTGAAATTCAAATTAAGTCAGCTGGAAGTAACTATAGTGACTTTAATAAAATGACAGAGGATCAGAAAAAAATTGCCTTAAAAATTCGTTTTAATGACTACTATAAACATGTTGAAGTTCCCGCTGTTATTGATAAAATTATTACCGCAACTTATTTACACCAAAATGAGGTTAAACGTTATGGTAGTGGTGATAAAACAGAAATTTATTTGAACCGAAATAGTGCCTTATTTAATGCCATTCAATCATGAGACACAATTAGTGGTGCTCGCTGAAATTCATATGTTAAAATGGTTTGAGAATTAAAATTAGACAAAGCTAGTTTAGATAAATTATTTGCTAGTGGTGAACCATTAGAAAATGTTGAAGCATTAAATACTGATTTAACAAATAACGAAAATGTTCTAACAAAAACCCTAAAAGATATGTTTAATACCTCAAAAGGTGGCGATGTATTTGATAATATGATTAACGAAGGAATTGATCCCATCTTTGGTCTTAGTGGTTTTAAAGGTTTTGTTGGAATTGATAAAAATAAAAATCCAAATGATATCTTTACAACGTTAAACAATGCTGATGCATATAAACAAAAAGTTATTGATGCAACAACACCAGGGATTATTAAGTCAGGAGAAGGAACAAGTCCATCAAGTTACCAATTTTTAGATGCTAACCGAAAATACGGATCAGTTGTTCTAGTCTTACCAATTTATACAATTGACTTAATGAAAAACATGAATATCAATTATCAAAATAATGCTACCAATAATAAACCATTATCATTAACTTGATATGGATCAGGAGGAACACCAACTGACCTTGATCAAGCTTGAGTCGCCCAACAAGGGGGTGCTAAACGTTCATTATCATGGTTATATAACAAAAAAGGTTACTTAGGAACATATGATGAAACTGGTCAACCTCTTTATGATAAAGACGGAATCCCAACAAACATTTCAAATGTAAAAGGACAAATTTTAAAATGAATTGAGTATACTTTTGCTCAGCAATCAAACTTGCAAACAGCAGCAAAAACAAGATTATATTCATTAGTCTTTGCTTATAATCCAGAAAATGTTTATTCACAAACTTTATTTGATGCAATTGGATCATTTATTGTCAAAGAAGATTAA
- a CDS encoding 4Fe-4S single cluster domain-containing protein, which yields MSNLINFNRFVSFTTIEGPGNRFALWMQGCIINCKGCSNQEMIPLINRNVMEVSDLFKAIKDAQERFQIEGITILGGEPFIQPRALLELVTLCQANNLTVIVFSGFLYELLQEKHPAILAKIDILIDGPFIIEKLDKKRRLIGSTNQRVIKLSDTYQNNDYFEQNIIEAEFTVTKNNSMIINGDGAHLVNNEETILKKEEDQNDGSI from the coding sequence ATGAGTAATTTAATTAATTTTAATCGCTTTGTTTCTTTTACAACAATTGAAGGTCCGGGAAACCGTTTTGCCCTATGAATGCAAGGATGCATTATTAATTGTAAAGGATGCAGTAACCAAGAGATGATTCCTTTAATTAATCGGAATGTGATGGAAGTGAGTGACCTTTTTAAAGCAATTAAGGATGCCCAAGAACGCTTTCAGATTGAAGGAATTACAATTTTGGGCGGCGAGCCATTTATTCAACCCCGGGCATTATTGGAATTAGTGACGTTGTGTCAAGCAAACAATTTAACAGTGATTGTTTTTTCTGGCTTTTTATACGAGCTATTACAAGAAAAACACCCGGCAATTTTAGCTAAAATTGATATCTTAATTGATGGACCATTTATTATTGAAAAACTAGACAAAAAACGCCGCTTAATTGGTTCAACCAACCAGCGGGTAATTAAACTAAGTGATACTTATCAAAATAATGATTATTTTGAACAAAATATTATTGAAGCTGAATTTACTGTTACTAAAAATAATAGTATGATTATTAATGGCGATGGTGCACACCTCGTCAACAATGAAGAAACGATTTTAAAAAAAGAGGAGGACCAGAACGATGGGAGCATTTAA
- a CDS encoding AAA family ATPase — MSVKSNLDKLKNQIGIKRCVILEGNVNDIYQANNTYVGLKDRLRALLKEKGFNDIFTWDRIDGLSGGNIKNLTLTAESEQKSQEGEAYDFGQELINNANEKNNEPTGQFLTLAEFFAIVRRNMLTPSPKKVAFVADFSDYLFSNEQALSEEERVNLISLSKAFRDKKFDQSEIVDFDTAIIFITNSVGKLPTSFYLHNPDVTTITLTKPNREEREKFILTNKSFFKITEDLSTDLLKLQDIYDTMEGWTLKEVYQLIKFSNNINERLPFEKLLNSYQYGDKVSPWEEMNYEKLATIETELKKRVIGQDHAIVKVKNVVYKAFTGLSGVQYSSKRTKPKGTLFFVGPTGVGKTELAKALAKFLFGDEKNCIRFDMSEYNQEASDQKLIGAPPGYVGYEEGGQLTNAIKEKPFSVLLFDEIEKAHPRILDKFLQILEDGRLTDNKGQTVSFSDSFIIFTSNIGASEVDDSLPFLEIEKQFIQKVSDHFRTELRRPELLGRIGNNIIPFNFIKDISFKAKLITQKLRPIQVAVWEKYKVKLEFLQLEQILPIIIQDADDKKGGRDLLNSIEKHVVDGLSSFIFANQTSFKAGQTILAQANGHQIEYNLK, encoded by the coding sequence ATGAGTGTTAAAAGTAATTTAGATAAATTAAAAAATCAGATTGGGATTAAACGTTGTGTTATTCTTGAAGGAAATGTTAATGACATTTATCAAGCAAATAACACTTATGTTGGTTTAAAAGATAGGTTACGTGCATTATTAAAAGAAAAAGGCTTTAATGATATTTTTACGTGAGATCGAATTGATGGTTTATCGGGGGGAAACATTAAAAACTTAACTTTAACTGCTGAATCAGAGCAAAAAAGTCAAGAAGGCGAAGCTTATGATTTTGGTCAAGAATTAATTAATAACGCTAATGAGAAAAATAATGAACCAACGGGGCAATTTTTAACTTTAGCCGAGTTTTTTGCGATTGTTCGCCGTAATATGTTAACACCAAGTCCAAAAAAAGTTGCTTTTGTTGCTGATTTTTCAGATTATTTATTTTCAAATGAGCAAGCATTAAGTGAAGAAGAACGTGTTAACTTGATTTCTTTAAGTAAAGCTTTTCGGGATAAAAAATTTGATCAATCAGAAATAGTTGATTTTGATACGGCAATTATTTTTATTACTAATAGCGTTGGCAAGTTACCAACATCATTTTATTTACATAATCCAGATGTTACAACAATTACATTAACGAAACCAAATCGCGAAGAACGCGAAAAATTTATTTTAACAAATAAGAGCTTTTTTAAGATTACTGAAGATTTAAGTACAGATCTTTTAAAATTACAAGATATTTATGATACTATGGAGGGATGAACTTTGAAAGAAGTTTATCAATTAATTAAATTCTCAAACAATATTAATGAACGCTTACCGTTTGAAAAATTATTAAACTCTTATCAATATGGGGATAAAGTTTCACCATGAGAAGAAATGAATTATGAAAAATTAGCAACAATTGAAACAGAATTGAAAAAACGCGTTATTGGGCAAGACCATGCAATTGTTAAAGTCAAAAATGTTGTTTATAAAGCCTTTACAGGGTTGTCTGGGGTTCAATACTCTTCCAAACGAACAAAACCCAAGGGAACCTTATTTTTTGTTGGTCCAACGGGGGTTGGGAAAACTGAATTAGCAAAAGCATTAGCAAAGTTTTTATTTGGTGATGAAAAAAACTGTATTCGTTTTGATATGTCAGAATATAACCAAGAAGCTAGTGATCAAAAATTAATTGGAGCTCCACCAGGTTATGTTGGTTATGAAGAAGGTGGACAATTAACTAATGCCATTAAAGAAAAACCTTTTAGTGTTTTATTATTTGATGAAATTGAAAAAGCGCATCCTCGAATTTTAGATAAGTTTTTACAAATTTTAGAAGATGGGCGTTTAACAGATAATAAGGGCCAAACTGTTAGTTTTTCGGATTCCTTTATTATTTTTACTTCAAATATTGGGGCAAGCGAAGTTGATGATAGTTTGCCATTCTTAGAAATTGAAAAACAGTTTATTCAAAAAGTTTCGGATCATTTTCGTACCGAATTAAGACGACCAGAGTTATTAGGGCGAATTGGTAATAATATTATTCCGTTTAATTTTATTAAAGATATTAGTTTTAAAGCAAAATTGATTACTCAAAAATTACGTCCAATTCAAGTGGCTGTTTGAGAAAAATATAAGGTTAAATTAGAATTCCTTCAGTTGGAACAAATTTTACCAATTATTATTCAAGATGCTGATGATAAAAAAGGGGGGCGTGATTTATTAAATAGTATTGAAAAGCATGTTGTTGATGGGTTAAGCTCCTTTATATTTGCCAATCAAACTAGTTTTAAAGCAGGTCAAACAATTTTGGCCCAAGCTAATGGTCACCAAATTGAGTATAATTTAAAATAA
- a CDS encoding lipoprotein: MKKLLSILSSMVIVGATVSGVVACNNKEKNNQHKNGNGDSIWAWIPGIYGGKEITSPDIWSVLANPFVDAGNGKWTNDPSQWDGATRIKMSVQLMQILSVAILANPDKFFPTKQTTVGDIADYKDLKDILKDQWNLLVQNTNNTVEKKKQSFKDSDQKNWEKKYHDFLDSNYKDISGASGNRKYEIEEQNYKAAIMTTGADGGISATQMLTNILLNNNMRTYQTNTAETSVTKLSSFADFLKGGGQAKDWNTNDQNSRTQVALAFSWDSTSGSFGADLSKLTVTEINTRLDTIATNLKTEGYDVTKYMVKYPPVSTPVFTDPSSTSIGTPLLAQSYDPGQYSLFQKYLIEKWFQNEKPLAVSKITYAFKSGVTPTDTGFTKDSFDENVQDQINTDLATLKTAANWDDFINNIKGTATPSTDLLTLSTQADAVKSNILKASVYDSIGATAAAPADDLDKAVTAIGRKATADAISGNWKIGNTSDMVVAFFDTNGLNLVHLDGREYLADATPTSYNAYNSDWQFKSLNYSNIAYKAMSDKSQILTTDKTKQKMNTQFANAQYLWYLTNRSLVNNDSISKLKFKVLDEVKKYATLTSSSGSTDDKTWWFWIYDFFNNFNNKILQNGAAPDQWLKNFITFKDGEGKNNADWFTLIISAMTTNLSGGAVQRLYTSFEAENKTIQDYKTGGPAAEIKTKDIVDKIAQSKYWDEQITANYSGTHTSPAQTAFWVHHFKTWETDKTKYYNNGDQNWYRDDFSTMGGRR; encoded by the coding sequence ATGAAAAAACTTTTATCAATACTGAGCAGTATGGTAATAGTCGGAGCAACAGTTTCGGGAGTGGTGGCTTGTAATAATAAGGAAAAAAACAACCAGCATAAAAATGGGAATGGTGATAGTATTTGAGCTTGAATTCCCGGAATTTATGGTGGGAAGGAAATTACTTCCCCAGATATTTGGAGTGTTTTAGCAAACCCCTTTGTTGATGCCGGAAATGGAAAATGAACAAATGACCCCTCACAATGAGATGGTGCAACAAGAATTAAAATGTCAGTGCAATTAATGCAAATTTTAAGTGTGGCGATTTTAGCAAACCCAGATAAATTTTTCCCAACTAAACAAACAACAGTTGGTGATATTGCAGACTATAAAGATCTAAAAGATATTTTAAAAGATCAATGAAACTTATTAGTTCAAAACACAAACAATACTGTTGAGAAAAAGAAACAAAGTTTTAAAGATAGCGACCAAAAAAATTGAGAAAAAAAATATCATGATTTTTTAGACTCAAATTATAAAGATATTTCTGGTGCTAGTGGAAATAGAAAATATGAAATTGAAGAACAAAACTATAAAGCGGCAATTATGACAACTGGTGCTGATGGTGGAATTAGTGCAACGCAAATGTTAACTAACATTTTGTTAAATAATAACATGCGTACATATCAAACTAATACAGCAGAAACATCAGTAACTAAATTAAGTTCTTTTGCTGATTTTCTTAAAGGAGGCGGACAAGCAAAAGATTGAAATACTAATGACCAAAACTCACGAACACAAGTAGCTTTGGCTTTTAGTTGAGACAGCACAAGCGGAAGTTTTGGCGCTGATTTAAGCAAATTAACAGTTACCGAAATTAACACTCGTTTAGACACAATTGCAACAAACTTAAAGACAGAAGGATATGATGTTACTAAATATATGGTTAAATACCCACCAGTATCAACACCTGTTTTTACTGATCCAAGTTCAACATCAATTGGAACGCCCCTTTTAGCACAATCATATGACCCTGGACAATATTCATTATTTCAAAAATATCTTATTGAAAAGTGATTTCAAAATGAAAAACCTTTAGCAGTATCAAAAATAACTTATGCTTTTAAATCAGGTGTAACACCAACTGATACAGGTTTTACAAAAGATAGTTTTGATGAAAATGTTCAGGATCAAATTAATACTGATTTAGCTACTTTAAAAACAGCAGCAAATTGAGATGATTTTATTAACAATATTAAGGGAACTGCAACACCATCAACAGACTTATTAACCCTAAGTACGCAAGCAGATGCTGTTAAGTCTAATATTTTAAAAGCAAGTGTTTATGATAGCATTGGTGCTACAGCCGCTGCACCAGCTGATGATTTAGATAAGGCAGTAACTGCCATTGGTAGAAAAGCTACTGCTGATGCAATTAGTGGAAACTGAAAAATTGGAAATACAAGTGATATGGTTGTTGCCTTCTTTGATACAAATGGTTTAAATTTAGTCCATCTTGATGGTCGTGAATATTTAGCTGACGCAACGCCAACATCTTATAATGCTTATAATAGTGACTGACAATTTAAAAGCTTAAATTATTCAAATATTGCCTATAAAGCAATGTCTGACAAATCACAAATTTTAACAACAGATAAAACAAAACAAAAAATGAATACCCAATTTGCTAACGCCCAATATTTATGATATTTAACAAACCGTAGTTTAGTTAATAATGATAGTATTAGTAAACTTAAATTTAAGGTTTTAGACGAAGTTAAAAAATATGCCACATTAACTTCATCTTCTGGTTCAACCGATGACAAAACATGATGGTTCTGAATTTATGACTTTTTTAATAATTTTAATAATAAAATTCTCCAAAATGGAGCAGCTCCTGACCAATGATTAAAAAACTTTATTACTTTTAAAGATGGTGAAGGGAAAAATAATGCTGATTGATTTACATTAATTATTAGTGCAATGACAACGAACTTATCAGGAGGAGCAGTTCAACGCTTATATACTAGTTTTGAAGCTGAAAATAAAACAATCCAAGATTATAAAACTGGCGGACCTGCCGCAGAAATTAAAACAAAAGATATTGTTGATAAAATTGCACAGTCAAAATATTGGGATGAACAAATTACAGCAAATTATTCAGGAACTCATACTAGTCCTGCTCAGACTGCCTTTTGAGTCCATCATTTTAAAACATGAGAAACAGATAAAACAAAATATTATAATAACGGTGATCAAAATTGATATCGTGATGACTTTAGCACAATGGGAGGTAGAAGATAA
- a CDS encoding HIT family protein: MNKSDCIFCKIIAQEIPSKKIYENNLVYAFLDLFPNSDGHTLIIPKKHFDYYSETDDEYLAAVATVGKKIAQKMYQVLNPVGINYVSNEKSEAFQQVFHYHLHVIPKYKKEEGYGFKLNVDKEKLRDLDEIKDLLTLK; encoded by the coding sequence ATGAACAAAAGTGATTGCATCTTTTGTAAAATTATTGCCCAAGAAATTCCGAGCAAGAAAATTTATGAAAATAATCTTGTTTACGCCTTTTTAGACTTATTCCCCAATAGTGATGGCCATACTCTAATAATTCCGAAAAAACACTTTGATTATTATAGTGAAACAGACGATGAATATTTAGCAGCTGTTGCAACAGTTGGCAAAAAAATTGCCCAAAAAATGTATCAAGTTTTAAACCCTGTTGGAATCAATTATGTTAGTAATGAAAAAAGTGAAGCTTTTCAACAAGTTTTCCATTATCATCTACATGTTATTCCGAAATATAAAAAGGAAGAAGGTTATGGTTTTAAACTGAATGTTGATAAAGAAAAATTACGCGACCTTGACGAAATCAAAGATCTTTTAACCTTAAAATAA